In Chitinivibrionales bacterium, the following are encoded in one genomic region:
- the glgC gene encoding glucose-1-phosphate adenylyltransferase — MSNYRSSIGYPNVLGMIMAGGEGSRLHPLTKERAKPAVYFGGKYRIIDFVLNNFINSGIFKIKVLTQFKSDSLIKHLTAGWNLNRMLGQYIDPVPAQMRTGKNWYMGTADAVFQNFNLIEDENPDYIAVFGADHIYKMDISQMLDFHRHVGAVATVAAIPKPLEEASAFGIIEIDPDGRMIGFEEKPKQPKPIPGNPRMALVSMGNYIFNRKFLVRELFNDASLSGSTHDFGKDVIPKIFHNYPIYVWDFSNNRIPGETPQQNIYWKDVGSIDAYYEANMTLRDVVPEINLYNEAWPIRTAPGQSPPAKFVFSGEKEEKRKGEALDSILSGGCIVSGGRIVRSVLSRGVRVHSFAVVEDCIIFPDVQISEKAHIRRTIIDRGVKIMPGERIGYDPDEDRKRFTVSDSGIVVISQPSKNILP, encoded by the coding sequence ATGTCCAATTATCGCTCGTCCATCGGATATCCCAATGTTCTGGGCATGATCATGGCTGGCGGCGAAGGCTCAAGGCTCCATCCGCTCACCAAGGAACGGGCAAAACCCGCTGTCTATTTCGGCGGCAAATACCGCATCATAGACTTCGTGCTCAACAACTTCATCAATTCGGGCATATTCAAGATAAAGGTGCTCACCCAATTCAAGTCGGATTCGCTCATCAAGCACCTCACCGCGGGATGGAACCTCAACCGAATGTTGGGCCAGTACATCGACCCTGTTCCCGCGCAGATGCGCACGGGAAAGAACTGGTACATGGGCACGGCCGATGCGGTGTTCCAGAATTTCAATCTCATCGAAGATGAAAATCCTGATTATATCGCGGTGTTCGGCGCGGACCACATTTACAAAATGGACATTTCCCAGATGCTCGATTTTCACCGCCACGTAGGCGCCGTTGCCACCGTCGCCGCGATTCCAAAGCCCCTCGAGGAGGCTTCTGCGTTCGGCATTATCGAGATCGATCCTGACGGCAGGATGATCGGGTTCGAGGAAAAACCCAAGCAGCCCAAGCCGATCCCAGGGAACCCCCGCATGGCCCTGGTCTCCATGGGCAACTATATTTTCAACCGGAAGTTCCTGGTTCGCGAGCTGTTCAACGACGCGTCGCTCAGCGGCTCAACGCACGATTTCGGCAAGGATGTGATTCCGAAAATATTCCACAACTACCCGATTTATGTTTGGGATTTCTCGAACAACCGCATTCCGGGCGAAACTCCGCAGCAAAATATCTACTGGAAGGACGTCGGAAGCATTGACGCCTATTATGAGGCGAACATGACGCTCCGCGACGTGGTCCCGGAAATCAACCTTTACAACGAGGCATGGCCCATCCGAACGGCACCCGGCCAATCCCCGCCGGCGAAATTCGTGTTTTCAGGTGAAAAAGAGGAAAAAAGAAAAGGCGAGGCGCTCGACTCGATATTGAGCGGCGGCTGCATCGTCAGTGGTGGACGCATAGTGCGCTCGGTGTTGTCGCGTGGCGTGCGCGTGCATAGCTTTGCCGTCGTTGAGGATTGCATCATTTTTCCAGACGTTCAGATAAGCGAAAAAGCCCATATAAGGCGTACCATCATAGACCGCGGCGTAAAGATAATGCCCGGCGAGCGGATCGGCTACGATCCGGATGAGGACAGGAAACGTTTTACGGTGAGCGATTCCGGAATCGTGGTAATTAGCCAGCCGTCAAAAAATATCTTGCCCTAG
- a CDS encoding LysM peptidoglycan-binding domain-containing protein has product MRPNLCPKGNNLKKDFALKRKFLLGLPPLIFILSFSLAQPPEQTYIIKKGDCLWDIAFRFLGDPFKWSQIWHQNPYITNPDLIYPGNNLVIGGSGQPAGAETTPYSGGGASGLGQGAVSGGSSGQEEFSSETRQALEESEQKSGFGVSGKKSLLEGSMLSDTLFRLIMENRNYFTEEFLAKTAFLWFKKDEKGLVFPGNASLRKVSAEVLGKYETEVYQQFDDVIIEPFGAASYRVGDTVDIYHSDRMVLYQGRQANLVRRVAKAAIRSSKGKNFYATLFKLWDVIESGDRVDRETQFPSPAIDSLEDPPVAIKGSVFLLVENTVHSYPYHSFILDRGSKDGVVFGDLFAIAPKNNTIPDRPCAFACALNVGETSSTLVIERLFTTVEAGDIAVIVKRIKFKQ; this is encoded by the coding sequence TTGAGGCCCAACCTGTGCCCAAAAGGAAATAATCTAAAAAAGGATTTTGCCCTGAAAAGAAAATTTCTCCTTGGCCTTCCGCCGCTTATTTTTATTCTGTCATTTTCGCTGGCACAGCCGCCCGAACAAACTTATATCATAAAAAAAGGCGATTGCCTCTGGGACATCGCGTTCAGGTTCCTCGGCGACCCGTTTAAATGGTCCCAGATCTGGCATCAGAACCCCTATATCACCAATCCCGACCTCATTTATCCTGGAAACAACCTGGTGATCGGCGGCAGCGGACAGCCGGCCGGGGCGGAAACAACGCCATATTCCGGAGGCGGCGCATCGGGCTTAGGCCAAGGTGCCGTTTCGGGAGGAAGCTCCGGTCAGGAAGAATTTTCCTCTGAAACCAGGCAGGCGCTGGAAGAGTCGGAGCAGAAGTCGGGATTTGGCGTTAGCGGTAAAAAATCCCTTCTTGAGGGTTCCATGCTGTCCGATACGCTGTTCAGGCTGATAATGGAGAATAGAAATTATTTCACCGAAGAATTTCTTGCGAAAACAGCCTTCCTTTGGTTCAAGAAAGACGAAAAAGGGCTTGTCTTTCCGGGCAATGCATCTTTACGCAAAGTTTCGGCGGAGGTTCTTGGAAAATATGAGACCGAGGTGTATCAGCAATTCGACGACGTCATTATCGAGCCTTTTGGCGCGGCGTCCTACCGCGTCGGCGATACGGTTGACATCTACCACTCAGACCGGATGGTGCTTTATCAGGGAAGGCAGGCGAATCTTGTTCGAAGAGTTGCCAAGGCTGCGATACGCTCGTCAAAGGGAAAGAATTTTTATGCCACTCTTTTCAAGTTATGGGATGTCATTGAAAGCGGCGACCGGGTGGATCGCGAAACGCAATTTCCCTCTCCTGCAATTGATTCGCTCGAGGATCCACCGGTCGCCATCAAAGGCAGCGTGTTCCTCCTGGTGGAAAACACCGTGCATTCCTATCCGTACCATTCATTTATTCTCGACAGGGGCTCAAAGGACGGTGTCGTATTTGGCGATCTGTTTGCCATTGCCCCCAAAAACAACACGATTCCAGACCGTCCCTGCGCGTTCGCCTGCGCCTTAAACGTGGGCGAAACATCAAGCACGCTGGTGATCGAGCGGCTCTTTACCACTGTTGAGGCGGGCGACATAGCGGTCATCGTGAAACGGATCAAATTCAAACAGTAA
- the argJ gene encoding bifunctional glutamate N-acetyltransferase/amino-acid acetyltransferase ArgJ: MNHAPSVKRPKIREIDGGVTAARGFFAAGLAAGIKVSGGRDCGILASRAPCSAAGAFTTNAVRASSVDWCESILPSKNVRAVFANSGNANACTGARGKRDTKKIATMVGSLFGARPGAVCVASTGVIGHFLPMEKIRKHLPALHKAAEESARGGSAFVDAIMTTDTKKKEAAVRVETAAGCYTIGGCAKGSGMISPNMATMLSFVTTDASVDPALLNAIVKSVVDRTYNNLTVDGDTSTNDMVLVLANGLSCVSIAGATEAGVFRGALFTVCDALCRKIAADGEGATKRVEVRVSGGRTVVDANRAAKAVANSCLVKTALFGNDPNWGRILCAVGYSGAAFSSDRLTLSLCGRRVFAKGRPLPFPAKKLSDKMKEKVVVIDVDLGNGKECAVVHTCDLTYDYIKINAEYHT; the protein is encoded by the coding sequence ATGAACCACGCACCAAGCGTAAAACGCCCGAAAATACGCGAAATTGACGGTGGCGTGACTGCCGCTAGAGGGTTTTTTGCGGCCGGCCTTGCCGCAGGCATCAAGGTATCAGGAGGCCGGGACTGCGGCATTCTGGCAAGCCGTGCACCGTGCAGTGCCGCAGGGGCGTTTACCACCAATGCGGTGCGCGCGTCATCAGTGGACTGGTGCGAAAGCATCCTGCCGTCAAAAAACGTGCGTGCGGTTTTTGCCAACAGCGGGAACGCAAATGCCTGTACCGGCGCAAGGGGCAAACGAGACACGAAAAAAATAGCGACGATGGTTGGTTCATTGTTCGGCGCGCGTCCTGGGGCTGTCTGCGTGGCGTCAACCGGTGTGATCGGCCATTTTCTTCCCATGGAAAAAATCCGAAAACATCTTCCTGCGTTGCATAAGGCAGCCGAGGAATCGGCAAGGGGAGGGTCGGCGTTTGTCGACGCCATCATGACGACAGACACGAAAAAGAAGGAGGCCGCGGTGCGGGTGGAAACGGCCGCGGGATGCTATACCATCGGAGGGTGCGCAAAAGGCTCCGGCATGATTTCTCCGAACATGGCCACCATGCTCTCGTTCGTCACCACCGACGCATCCGTTGATCCCGCGCTGCTTAACGCGATCGTCAAGAGCGTTGTCGACAGGACCTACAACAACCTCACGGTGGACGGCGACACGTCCACGAACGACATGGTGCTCGTGCTGGCAAACGGGCTCTCCTGTGTTTCCATTGCTGGCGCAACCGAGGCCGGCGTGTTCAGGGGGGCGCTGTTCACGGTGTGCGATGCATTGTGCCGGAAGATCGCGGCGGACGGTGAGGGAGCAACCAAGCGTGTTGAGGTGCGGGTGTCCGGCGGAAGGACGGTCGTCGACGCGAACCGGGCGGCGAAAGCGGTCGCCAATTCCTGTCTTGTCAAGACAGCGCTGTTTGGCAACGACCCCAACTGGGGACGGATCCTGTGCGCGGTAGGGTATTCCGGCGCGGCTTTTTCATCGGACCGGCTCACCTTGTCGCTGTGCGGAAGGCGCGTGTTTGCAAAAGGCAGGCCGCTGCCATTTCCCGCCAAAAAACTCAGCGATAAAATGAAGGAAAAGGTTGTGGTGATTGACGTTGATCTGGGCAATGGAAAGGAATGCGCAGTGGTGCATACGTGCGATCTTACGTATGATTATATCAAAATCAACGCGGAATATCATACCTAA
- the thiE gene encoding thiamine phosphate synthase codes for MNILPAFGFYGILTDPARGYEFCTKLFVDHEVAFVQLRMKEKPENLVLETARLMRQITAGTRTRLIINDNPYIAKKAAADGVHIGQNDMPFDKARKIVGKDSIIGMSTHSVKQIRDACMLKPDYAGVGPVFATPTKKIPDPVIGIDGTREMLACATVPAVAIGGITLDNLSLVLEAGAKNFCMVRPITTAQDPERVLKEILKIYKNFNDPASGQ; via the coding sequence ATGAATATCCTACCCGCATTTGGTTTTTACGGAATACTTACCGATCCTGCCCGAGGATATGAATTCTGTACGAAGTTGTTCGTCGACCATGAAGTTGCTTTTGTCCAGCTTAGGATGAAGGAAAAACCAGAGAATCTCGTCCTCGAAACTGCGCGCCTTATGCGACAAATCACCGCCGGCACAAGAACCCGCCTCATCATCAACGACAATCCGTACATTGCAAAAAAGGCGGCTGCCGACGGTGTTCACATCGGACAAAACGATATGCCCTTTGACAAGGCCAGAAAAATCGTTGGAAAAGATTCGATTATCGGCATGTCAACGCATTCGGTGAAACAGATCCGGGACGCGTGCATGCTGAAGCCGGACTATGCCGGCGTCGGGCCGGTATTTGCCACGCCGACAAAAAAAATCCCTGATCCGGTCATCGGCATTGACGGCACGAGGGAAATGCTCGCGTGCGCGACCGTGCCCGCCGTCGCGATTGGAGGGATCACGCTGGATAATTTAAGCCTTGTTCTTGAGGCAGGTGCAAAAAATTTCTGCATGGTGCGGCCGATAACAACGGCGCAGGATCCGGAGAGAGTGTTAAAGGAAATCCTGAAGATATATAAGAATTTTAACGATCCAGCGAGCGGTCAGTAG
- the nadA gene encoding quinolinate synthase NadA has product MPPLIQNIQTLKRKKNAVILAHTYQPAEVQDVADYVGDSYGLSVEATKTKADIIIFCGVMFMAETAAILNPKKQVIIPEPGAGCPMADMITAEELVELKKKHPGHLVICYVNSTADIKALSDICCTSSNAVKIVSQLPKEQGIIFVPDKHLGGWVQEKTGRTMVLWDGFCPTHVRVMPDMIKQAKALHPDAAVLIHPEAPKASRYLADQVLSTGGMCDFVKKDGGSEYLIATETGIIHTLQKQNPAKKFYPVTEHALCPNMKKTSLELVAEALEGAAGQVVSVPPDIAEKARRSLTRMLEMSR; this is encoded by the coding sequence ATGCCACCGCTCATCCAAAATATTCAAACCCTTAAACGAAAAAAAAACGCCGTCATCCTCGCCCACACCTACCAGCCGGCAGAGGTGCAGGATGTCGCGGATTATGTTGGCGACTCCTACGGCCTGAGCGTTGAGGCCACAAAAACGAAGGCCGACATTATTATCTTCTGCGGCGTGATGTTCATGGCCGAGACCGCGGCCATTCTTAATCCCAAAAAGCAAGTGATAATTCCTGAGCCGGGCGCGGGTTGCCCCATGGCGGACATGATCACGGCCGAGGAGCTTGTGGAGCTTAAAAAGAAACACCCAGGCCACTTGGTAATCTGCTATGTCAATTCCACAGCCGACATAAAGGCGCTCTCGGACATTTGCTGCACCAGCTCCAACGCCGTGAAAATCGTGTCGCAGTTGCCCAAGGAGCAGGGGATCATTTTCGTGCCCGACAAGCACCTTGGCGGATGGGTGCAGGAAAAGACCGGCCGCACCATGGTGCTTTGGGACGGGTTCTGCCCCACGCATGTGCGCGTCATGCCCGACATGATCAAACAGGCCAAAGCGCTCCATCCCGATGCAGCGGTGCTCATCCATCCCGAGGCGCCCAAGGCGTCGCGCTACCTGGCCGACCAGGTGCTTTCCACCGGCGGCATGTGCGATTTTGTCAAGAAAGACGGCGGCAGCGAATATCTTATCGCAACGGAGACCGGCATAATCCACACGCTCCAAAAGCAGAATCCGGCCAAGAAATTTTATCCCGTTACCGAGCACGCGCTGTGCCCCAACATGAAAAAAACGTCGCTGGAGCTCGTGGCTGAGGCGCTTGAGGGAGCGGCCGGTCAGGTGGTGTCGGTGCCGCCTGACATTGCGGAAAAGGCGAGGAGAAGTTTGACGAGGATGCTGGAGATGAGCAGGTAA
- the nifS gene encoding cysteine desulfurase NifS, with product MTDKVIYLDNNATTSVAPEVLDAMLPFLKDRYGNPSSIHRFGGLVRRNVDAARAQVAALIGAHSEEIFFTSCGSESDSMAVVGFTKAHKGRSRVITSTVEHPAIRTLCHGLKADGFDVLEIAVDGSGLLHTQQLDACPLDGDTLLTFMWANNETGVLFPVEKLAEMAHAKGAVFHTDAVQAVGKIPINMKKNSIDMLSLSGHKLHAPKGVAALYVRAGTKLSPFLVGGHQERGMRAGTENVASIVGLGKACELAQKHMEEENTRVKKLRDKLEAGLLSTCKAAHLNGDQALRLPNTTNISFEFIEGEGILLLLDEKGIAASSGSACTSGSLEPSHVMMAMGIPYTLAHSSIRFSLSRYTADADIDAVLEVMPGIVDRLRSLSPYVK from the coding sequence ATTACGGATAAAGTCATCTATCTCGACAACAACGCCACCACGAGCGTCGCGCCCGAAGTCCTCGACGCGATGCTACCGTTCTTGAAGGACCGCTACGGCAACCCGTCGAGCATACACCGGTTCGGCGGCCTGGTGCGCCGCAACGTCGACGCGGCGCGGGCGCAGGTGGCCGCGCTCATCGGAGCGCACTCCGAGGAGATTTTCTTCACCAGCTGCGGCTCGGAGAGCGACAGCATGGCCGTGGTCGGCTTTACAAAGGCGCATAAGGGCCGTTCGCGCGTCATCACCTCCACGGTCGAGCATCCGGCAATCCGGACCCTGTGCCACGGCCTCAAGGCGGACGGCTTCGACGTTCTGGAAATCGCCGTTGACGGCAGCGGGCTGCTGCACACCCAACAGCTTGACGCATGCCCCCTTGACGGGGACACACTCCTCACCTTCATGTGGGCGAACAACGAGACCGGCGTTCTGTTCCCTGTTGAAAAGCTTGCCGAAATGGCGCATGCCAAGGGCGCGGTGTTCCACACCGACGCGGTGCAGGCGGTGGGGAAAATACCCATTAACATGAAGAAAAATTCAATTGACATGCTGTCGCTTTCCGGACACAAGCTCCATGCGCCGAAAGGTGTTGCCGCGCTGTACGTTCGCGCCGGAACAAAACTGTCGCCGTTCCTCGTAGGCGGGCACCAGGAACGCGGCATGCGCGCCGGCACCGAAAACGTCGCATCCATCGTGGGGCTCGGCAAGGCCTGCGAGCTCGCGCAGAAACATATGGAAGAGGAAAACACCCGCGTGAAAAAGCTGCGCGATAAACTCGAGGCCGGGCTCCTTTCCACGTGCAAGGCCGCGCACCTCAACGGCGACCAGGCCCTGCGGCTGCCCAATACCACCAACATCAGCTTCGAATTCATCGAAGGCGAGGGCATCCTGCTCTTGCTTGACGAGAAAGGAATCGCCGCGTCGTCCGGATCGGCCTGCACGAGCGGCTCGCTCGAGCCCTCGCACGTCATGATGGCCATGGGCATTCCCTACACCCTCGCCCACAGCTCGATCCGCTTCAGCCTGAGCCGCTATACCGCGGACGCGGACATCGACGCGGTCCTTGAAGTGATGCCCGGCATCGTTGACCGGCTGCGCTCTCTTTCACCGTATGTCAAGTGA
- a CDS encoding YkgJ family cysteine cluster protein: MPKKSVRTSAKTAVQSRPNPVVPTPALMIEKQIVHLLLSLIKHHYFSCLDKRFIRRYREILSLFACYQKKVLAGHPLKVGCGKNCGICCNHWPEDTYSFEVQYIADYLKKKRSSDIAGIIKTLRGDVECLDHIKKTVALRISDVKERAALGDIDPYDVALSSFYQMNRPCPLLDKNGSCSIYALRPLTCRVYVSFSQPALCRPGRILGDKAMTYLLDLEKDTSELFDRLHFLYDVYDGDTSLRSMLYKALTR; encoded by the coding sequence ATGCCAAAGAAATCCGTCCGAACTTCGGCAAAAACAGCCGTCCAGAGCCGGCCCAATCCGGTTGTCCCGACACCGGCGCTCATGATCGAGAAGCAAATCGTGCACTTGCTTTTATCATTAATAAAGCACCATTATTTTTCCTGCCTTGACAAACGGTTTATTCGCCGTTATCGGGAAATCCTCTCCCTGTTTGCGTGCTACCAGAAAAAAGTGCTCGCCGGCCATCCGCTCAAGGTCGGGTGCGGAAAAAACTGCGGCATCTGCTGCAACCACTGGCCCGAGGACACGTATTCGTTTGAGGTGCAGTATATAGCCGATTATCTGAAAAAGAAACGCTCCAGCGACATCGCGGGGATAATAAAAACGCTTCGCGGCGACGTCGAATGTCTTGATCATATCAAAAAGACCGTGGCGCTGCGGATATCAGACGTAAAAGAGCGTGCGGCCCTGGGCGACATCGACCCGTACGACGTCGCGCTGTCGAGCTTTTACCAGATGAACAGGCCGTGCCCGCTGCTTGACAAAAACGGATCATGCTCCATTTACGCACTGCGGCCGCTCACCTGCCGGGTGTATGTGTCCTTTTCTCAACCCGCGCTGTGCAGGCCCGGCCGCATCCTCGGCGACAAGGCCATGACATACCTGCTCGACCTGGAGAAAGATACCAGCGAGCTGTTCGACCGTCTGCATTTCCTGTATGACGTGTATGACGGGGACACGAGTTTGCGATCGATGCTGTATAAGGCATTGACAAGATAA